One segment of Streptomyces sp. NA02950 DNA contains the following:
- a CDS encoding iron ABC transporter permease, with product MVSPVKTGTETATAPPGPRRTARRAAGLAASVAVLLVVVAASVAIGAKPIPLDEVWHGLFHYSGANSDVVIRDVRVPRTVLGLLVGIGLGLSGAVIQALTRNPLADPGVLGLSTGAAAAVVSAISFLGITSLTGYVWFAFLGTAAASVLVYALGGSRGATPVRLALAGTAVYAALYGYVNAVQLLDGVALDKMRFWMVGSLASANMTIVQQVSPFLLAGSVLALALARPLNAMALGDDTARALGTHLGRTRALSMLAVTLLCGAATAACGPIAFVGLMVPHLVRALTGPDLRWILPYAAVLSPVLVLGADVIGRVVARPAELQVGVVTTFIGGPVFIHLVRRRRMAQL from the coding sequence CTGGTCAGTCCGGTGAAAACCGGGACCGAGACAGCGACCGCGCCACCCGGACCGCGCCGCACCGCGCGTCGAGCGGCCGGGCTGGCCGCCTCGGTCGCCGTGCTGCTGGTGGTCGTCGCTGCCAGCGTCGCCATCGGCGCCAAGCCGATCCCCCTGGACGAGGTCTGGCACGGGCTGTTCCACTACAGCGGTGCGAACAGCGATGTCGTGATCCGGGACGTACGGGTGCCGCGCACCGTTCTCGGGCTGCTCGTCGGCATCGGTCTCGGGCTCTCCGGCGCGGTCATCCAGGCGCTCACCCGCAATCCTTTGGCCGACCCCGGAGTGCTGGGCCTGAGCACGGGCGCGGCCGCCGCGGTCGTCTCCGCGATCAGCTTTCTCGGTATCACCTCGCTGACCGGCTATGTGTGGTTCGCCTTCCTCGGCACCGCCGCGGCCTCCGTGCTGGTGTACGCGCTCGGCGGCAGCCGCGGGGCCACCCCGGTGCGGCTCGCGCTCGCGGGCACGGCCGTGTACGCCGCGCTCTACGGATACGTCAACGCCGTTCAGCTGCTGGACGGGGTGGCGCTCGACAAGATGCGCTTCTGGATGGTCGGTTCGCTCGCCTCCGCGAACATGACGATCGTCCAGCAGGTCTCGCCGTTCCTGCTGGCCGGGTCGGTGCTCGCGCTGGCCCTCGCCCGCCCGCTGAACGCCATGGCGCTCGGCGACGACACCGCCCGCGCGCTCGGCACCCATCTGGGCCGTACCCGGGCGCTGTCGATGCTGGCCGTCACCCTGCTGTGCGGGGCCGCGACCGCCGCCTGCGGGCCGATCGCGTTCGTCGGGCTGATGGTGCCGCATCTGGTGCGCGCGCTCACCGGCCCCGATCTGCGCTGGATCCTGCCGTACGCCGCGGTGCTCTCACCGGTGCTGGTGCTGGGCGCCGATGTGATCGGCCGGGTGGTCGCCCGGCCCGCCGAACTCCAGGTCGGGGTCGTCACCACCTTCATCGGCGGTCCCGTCTTCATCCACCTCGTACGCCGCCGAAGGATGGCCCAACTGTGA
- a CDS encoding iron chelate uptake ABC transporter family permease subunit codes for MTPRTRGVTLRTRGFSLRLDPRGAIVGLLLIAVALAMSVVLIGTGDFPIAPADVIRTLTGDGNAAQDFVINELRMPRVLVGLLVGAALGLAGALFQSISRNPLGSPDVIGFGQGSAAGALAVIVLFQGGPGAVAAGAVVGGLVTGVGVYALAWRRGVHGYRLVLVGIGASSMLSAVNGYLLTKADLPDATRAVVWLTGSLNGRDWSQVWPLALVCAVLLPVVLGHARGLRMLEMGDDSAYALGVRVERTRLVLMLAAVVLTASATAAAGPVAFVALTAPQLARRLTRSAGPNLLPSAWMGAGLLITADWSAQRLFGADQLPVGVLTGMLGGGYLLWLLVTERKAGRI; via the coding sequence ATGACGCCCAGGACGCGCGGCGTGACGCTGCGCACCCGCGGGTTCTCGCTGCGCCTGGACCCGCGCGGGGCGATCGTCGGTCTGCTGCTGATCGCCGTGGCGCTGGCGATGAGCGTCGTCCTCATCGGCACCGGCGACTTCCCCATCGCTCCCGCCGATGTCATCCGCACCCTGACCGGCGACGGCAACGCGGCCCAGGACTTCGTCATCAACGAGCTGCGGATGCCGCGGGTGCTGGTGGGCCTGCTGGTCGGTGCGGCCCTCGGGCTGGCCGGTGCCCTCTTCCAGAGCATCTCCCGCAATCCGCTGGGCAGTCCGGATGTGATCGGCTTCGGACAGGGCTCGGCCGCCGGGGCGCTCGCGGTCATCGTGCTCTTCCAGGGCGGCCCCGGGGCGGTCGCGGCCGGGGCCGTCGTCGGCGGTCTGGTGACCGGGGTCGGGGTCTACGCACTGGCGTGGCGGCGCGGCGTACACGGCTACCGGCTGGTGCTCGTCGGCATCGGCGCCTCCTCGATGCTCAGCGCGGTCAACGGCTATCTGCTGACCAAGGCCGATCTCCCGGACGCCACCCGTGCGGTGGTGTGGCTGACCGGTTCGCTCAACGGGCGCGACTGGAGCCAGGTCTGGCCGCTGGCCCTGGTCTGCGCGGTGCTGCTGCCCGTGGTGCTGGGGCACGCCCGGGGCCTGCGGATGCTGGAGATGGGCGACGACAGCGCCTACGCGCTCGGGGTGCGGGTGGAGCGGACCCGGCTGGTGCTGATGCTCGCGGCCGTCGTGCTCACCGCCTCCGCCACGGCCGCCGCCGGGCCGGTCGCCTTCGTGGCGCTCACCGCCCCGCAGCTGGCCCGTCGGCTCACCCGCTCCGCCGGGCCGAATCTGCTGCCCTCGGCCTGGATGGGCGCAGGGCTGCTGATCACCGCCGACTGGTCCGCGCAGCGGCTGTTCGGGGCCGATCAGCTGCCGGTGGGTGTGCTCACCGGGATGCTGGGCGGCGGCTATCTGCTCTGGCTGCTGGTGACCGAGCGCAAGGCGGGGCGGATATGA